One region of Pseudomonas alvandae genomic DNA includes:
- a CDS encoding alpha/beta hydrolase family protein, producing MTARSETIQIAIDDEHMNGTFLSPKSKVPGVLFVHGWGGSQERDLERAKGIAGLGCVCLTFDLRGHTGGAGIPLSRVTREDNLRDLLAAYDRLLAHPGLDTSAIAVVGTSYGGYLASILTSLRPVRWLALRVPALYRDEQWHTPKRDLDKTDLLDYRSTLVHADTNRALQACSQFTGDVLLVESETDDHVPHATIMSYRAACQQTHSLTHRIIDGADHSLSDPVSQQAYTSILVSWITEMVVGERLSIIQER from the coding sequence ATGACGGCTAGAAGCGAAACCATCCAGATTGCCATCGATGATGAGCATATGAACGGGACCTTCCTGAGCCCCAAATCAAAGGTCCCCGGTGTGTTGTTCGTGCACGGTTGGGGCGGCAGCCAGGAACGTGATCTTGAACGGGCGAAGGGCATCGCCGGCCTGGGCTGCGTATGCCTGACCTTCGACTTGCGCGGGCACACGGGGGGCGCGGGAATTCCGTTGTCACGGGTTACGCGGGAGGACAACCTGCGGGACTTGCTGGCGGCCTATGACCGACTGCTGGCCCACCCCGGCCTGGACACATCGGCGATCGCGGTGGTCGGCACCAGCTACGGCGGTTACCTGGCCTCGATCCTGACGTCGTTGCGTCCGGTGCGCTGGCTGGCCTTGCGGGTGCCGGCGCTCTACCGGGACGAGCAGTGGCACACGCCCAAGCGCGACCTGGACAAGACCGACCTGCTCGATTATCGCAGCACCCTGGTCCACGCTGACACCAACCGGGCCTTGCAGGCCTGCTCGCAATTCACGGGCGATGTGCTGCTGGTGGAGTCCGAGACCGATGACCATGTGCCCCACGCCACCATCATGAGTTATCGAGCGGCGTGCCAGCAGACCCACTCGTTGACCCATCGGATCATCGACGGCGCCGACCATTCCCTGAGCGACCCCGTGTCACAACAGGCCTACACCTCGATCCTGGTGAGCTGGATCACGGAGATGGTGGTGGGCGAGCGGTTGAGCATTATTCAGGAGCGGTAG
- a CDS encoding DUF3182 family protein, with protein MTSIHRDKLVVTHSVNPQAPLHEVETNRALARWLANILGLEYGGSYDSQQHVGRDLYLLPTQTLIGAEAALRLGVKGPDDLWGGYVDHDFICTKAIAHGLLNKDAVAPKGWSPLFAKLTRGVVLDGVSVFSLKDARQAAEHLLYAGPIRFKPIHACAGRGQRVIRSIAQFDEIVAAPDAQAVFSEGIVLEQNLNEIKTQSVGQSFINGRVLSYCGVQHLTHDNEGQEVYGGSDLLVAQGGYIELLGLELQDDVREAVRLAQVFDDAANQAFPTFFASRRNYDIAQGTDTGGQPRGGVLEQSWRMGGASSAELAALQVFVEDPSVRAVRVSSVETYTDQPLPPGATEVYRGEAENGDFLLKYVTVQSYDG; from the coding sequence ATGACGTCGATCCATCGTGACAAATTAGTAGTAACCCACTCGGTCAATCCCCAGGCGCCGCTCCATGAAGTCGAAACCAATCGGGCGCTGGCGCGCTGGTTGGCGAATATCCTTGGCCTGGAATACGGCGGCAGCTACGACAGCCAGCAGCACGTCGGGCGGGATCTGTACCTATTGCCCACGCAAACCCTGATCGGCGCGGAGGCTGCATTGCGCCTGGGCGTCAAGGGGCCGGATGATCTCTGGGGCGGTTACGTCGACCACGATTTCATCTGCACCAAGGCGATCGCCCATGGTCTGTTGAATAAGGACGCGGTTGCGCCGAAAGGTTGGTCGCCGCTGTTCGCCAAGCTGACCCGGGGCGTTGTACTCGACGGCGTCAGCGTGTTCTCCCTCAAGGATGCGCGCCAGGCCGCCGAGCATTTGCTTTACGCCGGACCGATTCGCTTCAAGCCAATCCATGCTTGCGCCGGACGTGGCCAGCGGGTCATCCGAAGCATCGCGCAATTCGATGAAATCGTCGCGGCGCCAGACGCCCAGGCGGTGTTCAGCGAGGGCATCGTGCTGGAGCAGAACCTCAATGAGATCAAGACCCAGAGCGTCGGCCAAAGCTTCATCAATGGCAGGGTCTTGAGCTACTGCGGCGTGCAACACCTGACCCATGACAACGAAGGGCAGGAGGTCTATGGCGGTTCCGACCTGCTGGTGGCCCAAGGTGGCTACATCGAGTTGCTCGGTCTGGAACTGCAAGACGATGTGCGCGAGGCGGTGCGTCTGGCCCAGGTGTTCGATGACGCCGCCAACCAGGCATTTCCGACGTTCTTTGCATCGCGGCGCAATTACGACATCGCCCAAGGGACGGATACCGGTGGCCAGCCTCGCGGCGGCGTGCTGGAGCAATCCTGGCGTATGGGCGGTGCCAGCAGCGCGGAGCTCGCGGCACTGCAGGTGTTTGTCGAGGATCCTTCGGTCCGCGCGGTCCGGGTGTCCTCGGTCGAAACCTACACCGATCAGCCGCTGCCCCCCGGCGCGACGGAGGTTTATCGCGGCGAGGCAGAAAACGGTGACTTCCTACTCAAATACGTAACGGTTCAATCCTATGACGGCTAG
- a CDS encoding GlxA family transcriptional regulator yields the protein MAQERAFAELGVLMYPGAQLAAVHGLTDLFTVAARIATEQASAQLPRLRVSHWRTENGEVPLRVFDSEDGAPSRLIALLIPPSIAGFNEKLATPPLMDWLRAQHADGTVLGGVCVGSILLAESGLLDGRSATTHWTSAKSFAARYPKIKLNADKPIVDDGDLITTAGLMAWSELGLRLVDRLLGPSIATRTAKFLVVEHSDSASQCGSNFAPILGHGDGAILKVQHWLQRSGAVDVSLGAMAEQAGLEERTFLRRFRAATGLKPTEYCQHLRVGKAREMLEFTNGTIDHIAWTVGYQDPGAFRSTFKKITGLAPSDYRARFGVSPPSASKG from the coding sequence ATGGCGCAGGAAAGGGCATTCGCTGAACTTGGCGTGCTGATGTATCCCGGTGCGCAATTGGCGGCGGTGCACGGCCTGACCGATCTGTTCACGGTCGCGGCCAGGATCGCGACCGAGCAGGCCAGTGCGCAGTTGCCGAGGCTGCGAGTGAGTCATTGGCGCACGGAGAACGGTGAGGTGCCGCTGCGGGTGTTCGACAGCGAGGACGGAGCGCCGAGCAGGCTTATTGCCTTGCTGATCCCGCCCTCCATTGCCGGTTTCAATGAAAAGCTCGCCACGCCGCCCCTGATGGATTGGTTGCGGGCGCAGCATGCCGACGGCACCGTATTGGGCGGGGTTTGCGTGGGGTCGATCCTGCTGGCCGAAAGCGGCTTGCTCGACGGTCGTAGCGCCACGACCCACTGGACGTCGGCGAAGTCTTTCGCGGCGCGTTATCCGAAGATCAAGCTCAACGCCGACAAACCCATCGTCGATGACGGTGACCTGATCACCACGGCGGGGCTGATGGCCTGGTCGGAGCTCGGGCTGCGGCTGGTGGACCGTCTGCTCGGACCCAGCATCGCCACGCGCACGGCGAAATTCCTGGTGGTCGAGCACAGCGACAGCGCGAGTCAGTGCGGCAGCAATTTCGCGCCGATCCTGGGACACGGTGACGGCGCGATCCTCAAGGTGCAGCACTGGCTGCAGCGCAGCGGCGCGGTGGATGTCTCCCTCGGCGCAATGGCGGAGCAGGCCGGCCTGGAAGAACGCACCTTCCTGCGCCGGTTCCGTGCCGCCACCGGACTCAAGCCCACCGAATACTGCCAGCACCTGCGAGTCGGCAAGGCCCGGGAAATGCTGGAGTTCACCAACGGCACCATCGATCACATTGCCTGGACCGTGGGCTATCAGGACCCCGGTGCCTTTCGCTCGACCTTCAAGAAAATCACCGGGCTGGCGCCGAGTGATTACCGGGCGAGGTTTGGGGTAAGTCCGCCGAGCGCTTCCAAAGGCTGA
- a CDS encoding cysteine hydrolase family protein: protein MSKQALIVVDIQNDYFPQGKWPLVGVEAAADNAGKMIEAFRQAANPVVHVRHEFTSDEAPFFTPGSEGAQLHTKVLNRADEPVVLKHFVNSFRETELQAILDQQGVEQVVVVGSMSHMCIDGIVRAAADLGYGVTVIHDACATRDLEFNGVVVPAAQVHAAFMSALGFAYANVVSTEQFLSDSQAQAQ, encoded by the coding sequence ATGTCCAAGCAAGCGCTCATCGTAGTCGATATCCAGAACGACTACTTCCCCCAGGGAAAATGGCCATTGGTCGGCGTCGAGGCTGCAGCCGACAACGCCGGCAAAATGATCGAAGCGTTTCGTCAGGCTGCAAACCCGGTGGTGCACGTTCGCCACGAATTCACTTCCGACGAAGCGCCCTTTTTCACGCCAGGCTCCGAAGGCGCGCAATTGCATACCAAGGTGCTCAACCGTGCCGATGAGCCGGTGGTGCTCAAGCATTTCGTCAATTCGTTTCGCGAGACCGAACTGCAGGCGATCCTCGATCAGCAAGGCGTTGAGCAGGTGGTGGTGGTCGGTAGCATGAGCCATATGTGTATCGATGGCATCGTGCGGGCGGCAGCAGACCTGGGCTACGGCGTCACGGTGATTCACGATGCGTGCGCGACTCGCGATCTTGAATTCAACGGCGTGGTCGTCCCGGCCGCACAAGTCCATGCCGCGTTCATGTCGGCGCTGGGGTTTGCCTATGCGAATGTGGTGAGTACCGAGCAGTTCCTGAGCGACAGCCAGGCGCAGGCGCAGTGA
- a CDS encoding glycoside hydrolase family 31 protein produces MKSLKVWTLQAQEKGYVELLVEGRHLFRIHILEDGLARVLLMRAGTLALDRTWSIAPREDVAWEGRARESLADFSLPTYRVEEGQDRLVLTTKKLRITVHQPLWLQWEYHDGQDWRPLVSDRPTGAYLLDAHGEGLEHYQLRAPEHRYYGLGEKTGDLNRAGKRFEMRNLDAMGYDAASTDPLYKHIPFVITHQEHASFGMFYDNLNTSLFDLGNELDNYHRPYRRYKADAGDLDYWVLAGPRVLDVTKAFVRLTGRTLFLPKWSLGYSGSTMRYTDADNAQEQLLEFLDLCRQHDIPCDSFQLSSGYTSIGEKRYVFNWNREKVPDPKALAQAYRDAGVRLIANIKPCLLQDHPRYAEVAHQKMFIGDSEQDMPERSVFWDDEGSHLDFTNPDAVGWWQSNVTSQLLELGIECTWNDNNEFEVWDGEARCHGFGREIAIKHIRPVMALLMMRASLEAQQRFSPSERPYLISRSGCAGMQRYVQTWSGDNRTHWKTLRYNTRMGLGMSLSGLYNVGHDVGGFSGNKPDPELFVRWVQNGVMHPRFTIHSWNDDGTVNEPWMHPSVTDAVRDAIRLRYRLMPYFYTLLWQASHEDEPILRPTFLDHEHDPQTFKENDEFLLGRDVLVASVVEQGAREREVWLPLNATGWCDWHTGDWYEGGQYVSLDAPLERLPLLVRGGAAIPTGECHKLNDPALDRRRELVIFPAPSGTSSGVLFEDDGISHEWKDGGCLVIRWTVEYGPDFIDLTIAKTGDFRPAWEQLGVALKVADGRALRVNGHGGCTLTLVDIPEHRPLH; encoded by the coding sequence ATGAAGTCACTTAAAGTCTGGACGCTACAGGCCCAGGAAAAAGGCTACGTCGAGCTCCTGGTCGAGGGCCGGCATCTCTTCAGAATCCATATCCTCGAAGACGGTTTGGCGCGTGTCCTGCTCATGCGGGCTGGCACGTTGGCACTGGATCGGACCTGGAGCATTGCGCCCCGGGAGGACGTAGCCTGGGAGGGCCGGGCCCGCGAGTCGTTGGCGGATTTCTCTTTGCCCACGTACCGGGTCGAAGAAGGTCAGGATCGGTTGGTACTCACGACCAAAAAGCTACGCATCACGGTGCATCAACCGCTGTGGCTACAGTGGGAATACCATGATGGCCAGGATTGGAGGCCGTTGGTCTCGGATCGGCCCACCGGTGCTTATTTGCTTGATGCTCATGGTGAAGGCCTGGAGCATTACCAGCTTCGCGCGCCGGAACATCGCTATTACGGGCTCGGCGAAAAAACCGGCGATTTGAATCGCGCCGGCAAACGTTTTGAAATGCGTAACCTGGATGCAATGGGTTATGACGCTGCGAGCACCGACCCGCTGTACAAGCATATTCCCTTTGTCATCACGCATCAGGAGCACGCCAGCTTCGGGATGTTTTATGACAACCTGAACACCAGCCTGTTTGATCTGGGGAACGAGCTGGATAACTATCACCGACCCTATCGTCGGTACAAAGCCGATGCCGGCGACCTCGACTACTGGGTACTTGCAGGCCCCCGCGTACTGGATGTGACGAAGGCTTTCGTTCGCCTGACCGGACGCACCTTGTTCCTGCCTAAATGGAGCCTGGGCTACAGCGGCTCAACCATGCGTTATACCGATGCTGATAATGCCCAGGAACAGTTGCTGGAGTTTCTTGATCTGTGCCGTCAGCACGACATTCCCTGTGACTCTTTTCAGCTGTCATCCGGGTACACCTCCATTGGCGAAAAACGCTATGTGTTCAACTGGAACCGTGAAAAGGTCCCGGACCCCAAGGCGCTTGCCCAGGCCTACCGTGATGCCGGCGTCAGGCTGATCGCCAACATAAAGCCATGCCTGCTGCAGGACCACCCGCGCTACGCCGAGGTCGCCCACCAAAAGATGTTCATTGGTGACTCTGAACAGGACATGCCAGAGCGGTCGGTCTTCTGGGACGACGAAGGCTCTCATCTGGACTTCACCAACCCGGACGCTGTCGGTTGGTGGCAGTCAAATGTCACATCACAGCTGCTGGAACTGGGCATTGAATGCACGTGGAACGATAACAATGAATTCGAAGTGTGGGACGGTGAGGCGCGCTGTCATGGCTTCGGGCGCGAGATAGCGATCAAACATATCCGGCCCGTCATGGCATTGCTGATGATGAGAGCGTCTTTAGAGGCACAACAGCGGTTTTCACCATCAGAACGGCCCTACCTTATTTCACGTTCAGGGTGTGCCGGCATGCAGCGCTATGTCCAGACCTGGAGCGGTGACAACCGGACCCACTGGAAAACACTTCGCTACAACACTCGCATGGGCCTGGGCATGAGCCTGTCGGGGTTGTACAACGTGGGCCACGATGTAGGTGGGTTCTCCGGCAACAAGCCGGATCCCGAGCTGTTTGTCCGTTGGGTCCAGAACGGTGTGATGCATCCACGCTTCACCATTCACTCCTGGAACGACGATGGCACGGTCAATGAGCCATGGATGCATCCTTCGGTCACCGATGCGGTCCGTGACGCGATCAGGCTCAGATACCGGTTGATGCCTTATTTCTACACCTTGCTGTGGCAAGCCAGTCACGAAGACGAGCCCATTCTGCGACCAACGTTTCTCGACCACGAGCATGACCCTCAAACGTTCAAGGAAAACGACGAGTTCCTTCTTGGCCGGGACGTCCTCGTCGCCAGCGTCGTAGAGCAAGGCGCACGCGAGCGCGAGGTATGGCTACCCCTGAATGCGACAGGCTGGTGCGACTGGCACACCGGTGACTGGTACGAAGGCGGCCAATACGTTTCCCTGGATGCGCCGTTGGAACGTTTGCCCTTGTTGGTACGAGGGGGCGCTGCTATACCGACCGGTGAATGCCACAAGCTTAACGATCCCGCCCTTGATCGGCGTCGCGAGCTGGTGATTTTTCCCGCACCTTCAGGCACCTCCAGCGGCGTGTTATTTGAAGATGACGGCATCAGTCATGAGTGGAAAGATGGAGGCTGCCTGGTGATCCGATGGACCGTTGAATATGGTCCGGACTTCATTGATTTGACGATCGCTAAAACAGGGGATTTTCGTCCGGCGTGGGAACAGCTTGGGGTGGCCTTGAAGGTTGCGGATGGGAGAGCCTTGAGAGTCAATGGCCATGGTGGCTGCACGTTGACGCTGGTCGACATTCCGGAGCATAGGCCACTTCATTGA
- a CDS encoding MFS transporter: MTIDIERNARLSAKLKFIPHLRWWMLSLFLLGVTVNYITRNSLGILAPELKTTFSMSTEQYSWVVASFQLAYTVFQPICGWLIDAIGLKLGFVICAVVWSVMCLLHAGAASWVHLAILRFFMGASEAAATPANAKAIGDWFPKKERPVAAGWAGVGFSLGAMLAPPIIYLAHVSLGWQGAFLISGGIGLIWAAVWAWLYHAPDIHPRLSPDELLHIQQDGEKIGQQMPFFKALKKIGRDKRFYGIALPAFMAEPAWAVMSFWVPLYLANERGMDLKQIVLFAWVPFLAADLGSIASGYLSRAYHRFFKCTRVNSIVASSITGAFLMFSLAVMTQVKDPYVAIALISLGGFGHQIISCMLSALVVETFDRDELATVNGMRGSCAWIASFLFSLIIGVSVDKIGFNPLFIAMGLFDFIGAFFMILFIADRTSKSKAVRAQ; this comes from the coding sequence ATGACTATCGATATCGAACGCAATGCTCGACTTTCGGCCAAGCTAAAATTCATCCCGCATCTGCGTTGGTGGATGCTGTCCCTGTTTTTGCTCGGCGTCACCGTCAACTATATAACCCGCAATTCCCTGGGCATCCTGGCGCCGGAACTAAAGACCACGTTCAGCATGTCGACTGAACAGTACTCGTGGGTGGTCGCCTCGTTTCAACTGGCCTATACCGTTTTCCAGCCCATCTGCGGCTGGCTGATCGATGCGATCGGGCTCAAGCTCGGCTTCGTGATATGCGCCGTCGTATGGTCGGTGATGTGCCTGCTTCATGCCGGGGCTGCGAGTTGGGTACATCTGGCGATCCTGCGTTTTTTCATGGGCGCTTCGGAGGCCGCGGCCACACCGGCCAATGCCAAGGCGATAGGGGACTGGTTTCCGAAAAAGGAACGACCTGTCGCTGCAGGCTGGGCGGGGGTTGGCTTTTCCCTGGGGGCGATGCTCGCGCCTCCCATCATCTATCTGGCCCATGTATCCCTGGGCTGGCAGGGCGCATTTCTGATTTCCGGGGGGATCGGCCTGATTTGGGCCGCCGTCTGGGCGTGGCTCTACCACGCCCCTGATATCCACCCGCGCTTATCGCCTGATGAGTTGCTGCATATCCAACAAGATGGCGAAAAAATCGGCCAGCAAATGCCCTTTTTCAAGGCGTTGAAGAAGATCGGCCGGGACAAGCGATTCTACGGTATCGCGCTTCCTGCCTTCATGGCAGAGCCGGCATGGGCCGTCATGAGTTTCTGGGTGCCGCTGTATCTGGCCAACGAAAGAGGAATGGACCTCAAGCAAATCGTACTGTTTGCCTGGGTTCCGTTTCTGGCGGCGGATCTGGGCAGTATCGCCAGCGGTTATCTGTCACGCGCTTACCATCGTTTTTTCAAATGCACCCGGGTGAACTCGATCGTCGCCAGTTCAATCACCGGCGCGTTCCTGATGTTTTCGCTCGCCGTGATGACCCAGGTGAAAGACCCCTATGTTGCGATAGCGCTTATTTCGCTTGGCGGTTTTGGCCACCAGATTATTTCCTGCATGTTGAGCGCACTGGTCGTCGAAACGTTTGATCGGGATGAGCTGGCAACGGTGAACGGAATGCGAGGTTCATGCGCCTGGATTGCCAGCTTTCTTTTCTCGCTGATCATCGGTGTCAGCGTGGACAAGATAGGGTTCAACCCATTGTTCATTGCGATGGGGCTCTTTGATTTTATAGGTGCGTTTTTCATGATTTTGTTTATCGCGGACAGAACGTCCAAATCAAAAGCGGTGCGTGCACAATGA
- a CDS encoding LacI family DNA-binding transcriptional regulator, whose product MGKLRIAEIAAQTGLSIATVSRVLAGKSNTRPATREKVLAAARQQGVLEDLANGRFLLNGLTIFAPSRAFNVRADIFYYKVIQGITQAVAQHDVRVRYCELEEVDSDALLFLEKMNQKDTGAAILIGIDDPHIHQLAADLSKPTVLINCIDRSMRLPSISPDHFLIGHYSINYLFQMGHRNVLTLQCLRRYTMDLRIRGIRDAWKEQNLEFVEAKHLMVAEGFGSAESEARIATFLENCAPDDRPTAILAGGDFMAAGAVKALQNAGLRVPQDVSVMSMDGFNLADINDIPLTTLHVPRDELGAEAIRVLRQQLFEPRSPCGNLLLGGQLITGSSVRRIKHSAKQTPVYQKIIYD is encoded by the coding sequence ATGGGGAAATTACGCATTGCTGAAATCGCGGCACAGACGGGCCTGTCCATCGCGACGGTGTCGCGAGTGCTTGCTGGCAAATCGAATACCCGTCCGGCCACGAGAGAAAAAGTATTGGCGGCGGCTCGTCAGCAGGGCGTGCTGGAAGACCTCGCCAATGGTCGCTTCCTGCTCAACGGGCTGACCATTTTCGCGCCCTCGCGGGCCTTCAACGTACGCGCTGATATCTTCTATTACAAAGTCATCCAGGGCATCACGCAGGCGGTCGCGCAACATGACGTTCGCGTCCGCTACTGCGAGCTTGAAGAGGTCGACAGCGACGCCTTGTTGTTTCTGGAAAAGATGAACCAGAAGGACACCGGTGCGGCGATCCTGATTGGTATCGATGATCCGCACATACACCAACTGGCGGCCGACCTCAGCAAGCCGACGGTGCTGATCAACTGCATCGATCGCAGCATGCGCCTGCCCTCGATATCGCCCGACCACTTTTTAATCGGTCACTATTCGATAAATTATCTGTTTCAAATGGGGCACCGAAATGTCCTGACGCTCCAGTGCCTCAGGCGGTACACGATGGATCTGCGAATACGTGGAATTCGTGATGCATGGAAGGAGCAAAATCTCGAATTTGTCGAAGCAAAACACCTGATGGTTGCCGAGGGTTTCGGCAGTGCTGAATCTGAGGCGCGGATAGCGACCTTCTTGGAAAACTGCGCACCTGACGACCGACCGACTGCCATTCTGGCCGGGGGTGATTTCATGGCGGCCGGGGCCGTTAAAGCGCTGCAGAATGCTGGCTTGAGGGTTCCCCAGGATGTTTCAGTGATGAGCATGGACGGGTTCAACCTGGCCGACATCAACGACATACCGCTCACCACCCTTCACGTGCCCCGCGATGAATTGGGCGCAGAAGCGATCAGGGTCTTGAGGCAGCAGCTGTTCGAACCGCGATCGCCTTGTGGCAATCTTCTTCTCGGTGGCCAACTCATCACCGGCAGCTCAGTGCGTCGCATCAAGCACAGCGCCAAGCAGACGCCGGTCTATCAGAAGATTATTTATGACTGA
- a CDS encoding single-stranded DNA-binding protein produces MARGVNKVILVGTCGQDPEVRYLPNGNAVTNLSLATSEQWTDKQTGQKVEKTEWHRVSMFGKVAEIAGEYLRKGSQVYIEGKLQTREWEKDGIKRYTTEIVVDMQGTMQLLGGRPQGDQQQGGNNYQQSAPRQQAPRPQSAPQPQRERPAPQQAAPQPAPDFDSFDDDIPF; encoded by the coding sequence ATGGCCCGTGGGGTTAACAAAGTCATATTGGTCGGTACTTGCGGCCAGGATCCAGAAGTTCGCTACCTGCCTAACGGCAACGCCGTGACCAACCTGAGCCTGGCGACCAGCGAACAATGGACCGACAAGCAAACCGGCCAGAAGGTCGAGAAGACCGAGTGGCACCGCGTGTCGATGTTCGGCAAAGTGGCTGAGATTGCCGGCGAATACCTGCGCAAGGGTTCGCAGGTCTACATCGAAGGCAAGCTGCAGACCCGCGAGTGGGAAAAGGACGGTATCAAGCGCTACACCACCGAAATCGTGGTCGACATGCAAGGCACCATGCAATTGCTCGGTGGCCGTCCGCAAGGCGACCAGCAGCAGGGTGGCAACAACTACCAGCAGTCGGCTCCGCGCCAGCAAGCCCCTCGTCCGCAGTCGGCGCCACAGCCACAACGCGAGCGCCCGGCCCCGCAGCAAGCCGCGCCGCAGCCGGCTCCGGATTTCGACAGCTTTGACGACGATATTCCGTTCTAG
- a CDS encoding MFS transporter, producing MHDPHSERMSSGETRAASGLALVFAFRMLGMFMVLPVLATYGMDLAGATPALIGLAIGAYGLTQAIFQIPFGIISDRIGRRPVIYLGLIVFALGSVLAANADSIWGVIAGRILQGAGAISAAVMALLSDLTREQHRTKAMAMIGMTIGLSFAVAMVVGPLLTRAFGLSGLFLATGAMALVGVLIVAFIVPRSTGPLQHRESGVARQALVPTLKHPDLLRLDLGIFVLHAMLMSSFVALPLALVEKAGLPKEQHWWVYLTALLISFFAMIPFIIYGEKRRKMKRVLLGAVVTLMLTELFFWQFGDSLRALVIGTVVFFTAFNLLEASLPSLISKVSPAGGKGTAMGVYSTSQFLGSALGGILGGWLFQHGGLSVVFLGCAALAALWLAFAVTMREPPYVTSLRLPLSPEAIREAGLAERLRAVVGVTDAVVVADEAAVYIKLDTELLDRATLERLVNNPAPAACEA from the coding sequence ATGCACGATCCCCACAGCGAACGCATGAGTAGCGGCGAGACCCGCGCGGCAAGCGGTCTGGCCCTGGTGTTCGCCTTTCGCATGCTGGGCATGTTCATGGTGTTGCCGGTACTGGCGACCTATGGCATGGACCTGGCGGGCGCGACCCCGGCCCTCATTGGGCTGGCGATCGGCGCCTACGGCCTGACCCAGGCGATTTTCCAGATCCCTTTCGGGATCATTTCCGACCGTATCGGTCGACGTCCCGTCATTTACCTGGGGCTTATCGTGTTCGCCCTCGGCAGCGTGTTGGCGGCGAACGCGGACTCGATCTGGGGCGTGATCGCCGGACGGATCCTGCAAGGCGCGGGTGCTATTTCCGCCGCTGTCATGGCATTGCTGTCAGACCTGACCCGCGAACAGCACCGGACAAAAGCCATGGCGATGATCGGCATGACGATTGGTCTGTCGTTCGCTGTCGCCATGGTTGTAGGACCGTTGTTGACGCGGGCTTTCGGTTTGTCGGGCCTGTTCCTCGCCACCGGGGCCATGGCGCTGGTGGGTGTGCTGATCGTTGCGTTCATCGTGCCGCGTTCCACCGGGCCGTTGCAGCATCGCGAATCCGGAGTCGCCCGCCAGGCGCTGGTGCCGACACTCAAGCATCCCGACCTGCTGCGCCTGGACCTGGGCATCTTCGTACTCCACGCCATGCTGATGTCCAGCTTCGTGGCCCTGCCGCTGGCGCTGGTGGAAAAGGCCGGCCTGCCCAAGGAGCAGCACTGGTGGGTCTACCTGACGGCATTGCTGATTTCGTTTTTCGCCATGATCCCGTTCATCATCTATGGCGAGAAGCGACGCAAAATGAAACGAGTTTTACTCGGCGCCGTCGTGACGCTCATGCTCACTGAGCTATTCTTCTGGCAGTTCGGCGACAGCCTGCGGGCCTTGGTGATCGGCACGGTAGTGTTCTTCACTGCGTTCAACCTGCTCGAGGCGTCACTGCCGTCGTTAATCAGCAAGGTTTCTCCGGCGGGCGGCAAGGGCACGGCGATGGGGGTTTATTCCACCAGCCAGTTCCTGGGTTCGGCACTGGGCGGCATCCTCGGCGGCTGGTTGTTCCAGCATGGCGGTTTGTCGGTTGTGTTCCTGGGATGTGCCGCGCTGGCTGCACTTTGGTTGGCCTTTGCTGTTACCATGCGCGAACCTCCGTATGTGACGAGCCTGCGCTTGCCGTTGTCGCCCGAAGCCATCCGCGAAGCAGGCCTGGCCGAGCGCCTCAGGGCCGTCGTGGGAGTAACCGATGCAGTGGTGGTCGCCGACGAGGCGGCCGTGTATATCAAACTGGACACCGAATTATTGGATCGTGCGACGCTCGAGCGCCTGGTGAACAACCCGGCCCCGGCAGCGTGCGAAGCCTAG